In Variovorax sp. OAS795, a single window of DNA contains:
- a CDS encoding DUF2625 domain-containing protein, with product MRALEELLDPREPALPLLEAWASAADLPIELLPPSADRAAVLHGLQVSTRSTLGAITYETGGILIDGGWLRMLGSGHPKLTRSLPVWNQGRSEGFLLVADDAVGGFFAINGGALGSDPGTIYYLAPDTLDWESLEVGHTAFTQWAFTGRLHDFYSGMRWDGWESDVAGLHGDRCFNFYPFLFTKEGSTRTSSRKAVPVAEQYASTVSAVGRSDS from the coding sequence ATGAGAGCGTTGGAAGAGCTTTTGGATCCCCGTGAACCCGCCTTGCCGCTCCTCGAGGCGTGGGCGAGCGCTGCGGACCTTCCCATTGAACTGCTTCCTCCGTCTGCGGATCGCGCCGCAGTGCTCCATGGGCTCCAAGTCTCCACACGTTCGACACTGGGCGCCATCACTTATGAAACCGGAGGCATCTTGATCGATGGCGGCTGGCTCAGGATGCTGGGATCAGGGCATCCCAAGCTCACGCGCAGCCTGCCTGTATGGAATCAGGGTCGATCCGAAGGCTTTCTGCTTGTGGCGGATGATGCAGTCGGCGGCTTCTTTGCAATCAATGGCGGTGCACTGGGAAGCGATCCGGGGACGATCTACTATCTCGCTCCCGATACCTTGGATTGGGAGTCGCTGGAGGTCGGACACACTGCGTTCACCCAATGGGCGTTCACGGGGCGACTGCACGACTTCTACAGCGGCATGCGGTGGGATGGATGGGAATCAGACGTAGCAGGATTGCACGGAGACAGGTGCTTCAATTTCTATCCCTTTCTCTTTACGAAGGAAGGTTCCACCCGAACGAGTTCGCGCAAGGCGGTACCCGTCGCGGAACAATATGCCTCAACCGTCTCCGCTGTCGGGAGGTCCGATTCGTGA
- a CDS encoding GNAT family N-acetyltransferase, with protein MDQDARAFPDFIETPRLRLRCPRLSDAEEMFASYTQDAEVARYMVWQPHDSVEATRDFIAGCVAQWNAGSALPCILNLKATGQLIGMLEARPRGHVVNIGYVLARNQWGQGLMVEAIQAFTAIALDLPGIFRVEATCDVDNRLSALALEKSGFLLEGRLARHTVHPNISAEPRDCFIYAACRK; from the coding sequence ATGGACCAAGACGCCCGAGCATTTCCAGATTTCATCGAGACACCACGCCTTAGGCTACGTTGCCCCAGGCTCTCGGACGCCGAGGAAATGTTCGCCTCGTACACCCAGGATGCGGAAGTTGCCCGGTACATGGTTTGGCAACCGCATGACTCTGTGGAGGCCACGCGCGATTTCATCGCAGGCTGCGTCGCTCAGTGGAACGCCGGATCGGCGCTCCCGTGCATCCTCAACCTGAAAGCGACCGGCCAACTCATCGGCATGCTCGAAGCGCGTCCTCGCGGCCACGTCGTGAACATTGGCTATGTGCTCGCGCGCAACCAATGGGGGCAAGGTCTGATGGTCGAAGCGATCCAGGCGTTCACAGCGATCGCGCTCGATCTGCCGGGGATCTTTCGCGTTGAAGCCACCTGCGATGTCGACAATCGCCTCTCCGCCCTCGCGTTGGAAAAAAGCGGCTTCCTTCTCGAAGGTCGGCTTGCGCGCCACACCGTGCACCCGAACATTTCAGCGGAGCCTCGCGACTGCTTCATCTACGCTGCGTGCCGAAAGTAG
- a CDS encoding DUF695 domain-containing protein, translating to MTKSSSSGVIVETKKDGFRILWTFVPEMPSEEERLHSPVLAVLSWRYDRFANGGMPETALNEEMLMLEDVLGEIESPGFCFEAYRRIGDGLREFVLYISDQAEFMAELNERLREHSRYPIEISFYRDETWSDLQRLIDDLGPA from the coding sequence ATGACCAAGTCATCTTCCTCCGGAGTCATAGTCGAAACCAAGAAGGATGGGTTCCGAATTCTTTGGACATTCGTTCCAGAAATGCCATCGGAAGAGGAGAGACTCCATTCACCCGTGCTTGCGGTTCTTAGCTGGCGGTACGATCGGTTTGCGAATGGCGGGATGCCAGAGACGGCCCTCAATGAAGAGATGCTGATGCTCGAGGACGTGCTCGGCGAGATTGAAAGCCCGGGCTTTTGTTTCGAGGCCTATCGCCGCATCGGTGACGGGCTGAGAGAGTTTGTTCTCTACATATCCGATCAAGCTGAATTCATGGCTGAGTTGAACGAACGGCTTAGAGAACACTCACGCTATCCAATTGAGATATCGTTCTATAGAGATGAGACTTGGTCCGACCTCCAGCGCCTTATCGACGACCTCGGTCCGGCCTAG
- the arr gene encoding NAD(+)--rifampin ADP-ribosyltransferase, with product MAVWDTGPYFHGTRADLQVGDLLTAGFRSNYDGDVVMNHIYFTAWPKGAGLAAEIAKGAGRCRVYIVEPTGPFEDDPNVTDKKFPGNPTRSYRSREPLRIVGELETWELFDAEYIEQLRERVRKGMGEIIN from the coding sequence ATGGCTGTCTGGGACACCGGCCCTTATTTCCACGGCACGCGGGCGGACCTCCAGGTGGGCGACCTGCTCACCGCAGGCTTCCGTTCGAACTACGACGGCGACGTCGTGATGAACCACATCTACTTCACGGCCTGGCCAAAGGGCGCAGGGCTGGCCGCCGAAATTGCAAAGGGCGCCGGCCGTTGCCGTGTGTATATCGTCGAACCCACAGGCCCCTTCGAGGACGACCCCAACGTCACCGACAAGAAGTTTCCTGGCAACCCCACACGCTCGTACCGCAGCCGGGAGCCGCTGCGTATCGTCGGAGAACTCGAGACGTGGGAACTCTTCGATGCGGAGTACATCGAGCAGCTCAGGGAGCGCGTACGCAAAGGCATGGGAGAAATCATCAACTGA
- a CDS encoding serine hydrolase domain-containing protein, translated as MSDPNAAPDTRFRSPGSLSRRQSLRWAAAGLATPLLQACGGSSSSSAAPIVASSLPESVAWCRNAILAKLAKSGTATSAVSVALMADDSVVWREAFGYSDREKGVLATPDVRFNIGSVAKVVTALAVMILRDRGQLTLDQPLVELLPAFSMLSPAFAQVTVRQMISHSSGFPGFNKRNNWSFVPYLDYAEDTMASLAQSHLKHEPGELAVYCNDGFTMVEPLVKALTGLPFAEFVQREIFDPLGMSLSAYPLKFAAEGTFVHPYYEGHSLPQEMATTLATGGILSTPTDMLKFARLLMNEGVHEGRRIVSAASVQEMGLEQSGRTLINPSRPSWRWGLGWDTVRQKGLDSAGLRAWGKNGGTYFFLSEFIVLPEARLAMFISGCGYDYDSLNLAEGLLLRVAAERGLIPALPTPIVSTTPPLASPVPDRTALVGVYASELPPVQVFSMDDGSLALRHWSETARQWESATRLRARSDGNWWADGQSTMCYRFQTVGNHRYLIRRQLAPGLLYWGELPVGEWLPPLETPLPAAWQARLGMQWLYVSDSPDAVFSRLDPPRFARVDELAELPGYVFYNNAQLMRVVNDTTTGMIVKLPGNDGRDLLELRVVVVDGQEEIHIGTQVFKKHLTS; from the coding sequence ATGTCCGATCCGAACGCCGCCCCAGACACCCGCTTCCGCTCCCCTGGGTCTTTGTCGCGGCGTCAAAGCCTCCGCTGGGCAGCAGCCGGCTTGGCCACACCGCTGCTACAAGCCTGCGGCGGTAGCTCGAGTTCCAGTGCAGCCCCGATCGTCGCTTCGTCATTGCCTGAATCGGTGGCGTGGTGCCGGAACGCCATCCTTGCGAAGCTCGCCAAAAGCGGCACCGCGACCTCCGCAGTATCCGTGGCGCTCATGGCCGACGACAGCGTCGTCTGGCGCGAAGCCTTTGGCTATTCCGATCGCGAGAAGGGTGTCCTGGCCACGCCCGACGTCCGCTTCAACATCGGGTCGGTCGCCAAGGTCGTCACAGCCCTGGCCGTGATGATCCTGCGCGACCGGGGGCAACTGACGCTGGATCAGCCGCTGGTTGAGTTGTTGCCGGCGTTCAGCATGCTCTCGCCGGCCTTTGCCCAGGTCACGGTGCGCCAGATGATCTCTCATTCGTCAGGTTTTCCGGGCTTCAACAAGCGCAACAACTGGAGCTTCGTTCCGTACCTGGACTACGCCGAGGACACCATGGCGTCGCTGGCCCAGTCGCATCTGAAGCACGAACCTGGTGAACTTGCCGTTTATTGCAACGATGGCTTCACGATGGTCGAGCCGCTCGTGAAGGCCCTAACTGGCCTGCCCTTCGCCGAGTTCGTTCAACGCGAGATCTTCGATCCTCTCGGCATGAGCCTGTCCGCCTATCCGCTGAAGTTTGCCGCCGAGGGCACCTTCGTGCATCCGTATTACGAGGGGCACAGCCTGCCGCAAGAGATGGCAACCACGCTCGCCACCGGCGGCATCCTCAGCACGCCGACCGACATGCTGAAGTTTGCACGCCTGCTGATGAACGAAGGCGTGCACGAAGGCCGCCGCATCGTCTCGGCCGCATCGGTGCAGGAAATGGGTCTCGAGCAGAGCGGTCGTACGCTCATCAATCCGTCTCGGCCGTCGTGGCGCTGGGGTCTTGGTTGGGACACGGTGCGACAGAAAGGCCTGGACTCGGCCGGCCTGCGAGCGTGGGGCAAGAACGGTGGCACCTATTTCTTCCTGTCGGAATTCATCGTGCTGCCCGAAGCCCGCCTCGCCATGTTCATCAGCGGTTGCGGGTACGACTACGATTCCTTGAACCTGGCCGAAGGCCTGCTGCTGCGCGTGGCCGCTGAACGCGGGCTGATCCCTGCGCTGCCGACGCCCATCGTTTCGACGACCCCTCCATTGGCATCGCCGGTTCCGGACCGCACCGCCCTCGTCGGCGTCTACGCGAGCGAGCTTCCGCCAGTGCAGGTTTTCAGCATGGATGACGGTTCATTGGCATTGCGCCACTGGAGCGAAACCGCGCGTCAGTGGGAAAGCGCGACGCGGTTGCGGGCGCGCAGCGATGGCAACTGGTGGGCCGACGGGCAAAGCACCATGTGCTATCGCTTCCAAACAGTGGGCAACCACCGATACCTGATCAGGCGCCAGCTCGCCCCCGGCTTGCTGTACTGGGGCGAACTCCCTGTGGGAGAGTGGTTGCCGCCGCTGGAGACGCCGCTGCCCGCCGCATGGCAGGCGCGACTGGGCATGCAGTGGCTCTACGTCAGCGACTCGCCAGATGCGGTTTTCAGCCGCCTGGACCCGCCCAGGTTTGCGCGCGTCGATGAACTGGCAGAACTGCCCGGCTATGTCTTTTACAACAACGCCCAGTTGATGCGCGTCGTGAACGACACGACCACCGGCATGATCGTCAAGCTCCCTGGCAACGACGGCCGCGACCTGTTGGAGTTGCGCGTGGTGGTGGTGGACGGGCAGGAAGAAATCCACATAGGAACGCAGGTGTTCAAGAAACACCTCACGTCATAA
- a CDS encoding ester cyclase produces the protein MNPDALKRSMQRFTEFINTADEQLARELVAEDAVFHVPTQAEPVQGPAGYLLIIAMMRGGFPDIQWTLEEMIAEGDKVAARFTMRGTHRGTFLGIAPTQKRIEVQAMNFYRWSDGKIVGERGQPDMLGLLQQIGAVPAP, from the coding sequence ATGAACCCGGACGCCCTCAAACGATCGATGCAAAGATTCACCGAGTTCATCAACACCGCGGATGAGCAGCTTGCGAGGGAACTCGTCGCCGAGGATGCGGTTTTTCATGTGCCGACGCAGGCCGAGCCAGTGCAGGGCCCTGCGGGGTACCTGTTGATCATCGCGATGATGCGCGGAGGTTTCCCGGACATCCAGTGGACCCTCGAAGAGATGATCGCGGAGGGCGACAAGGTTGCTGCGCGTTTCACCATGCGCGGCACGCATCGGGGCACCTTCCTGGGAATTGCACCGACACAGAAGCGGATCGAAGTGCAAGCGATGAACTTCTATCGGTGGTCCGATGGGAAAATCGTCGGGGAACGTGGCCAGCCCGACATGCTGGGGCTTTTGCAGCAGATTGGTGCAGTGCCTGCACCCTAG
- a CDS encoding dihydrofolate reductase family protein, with the protein MGLLTFSLNLTLDGCVDHQEGIADDETHAFFTRLMEEGGAMLWGRVTYEMMESYWPAVARGDVEAPQAVRDWAVKLETKPKYVVSSTRTDFPWTHSHHIAGDLRSGVQNLKDATPAGMLLGSGQLATELDRLDLIDEYKFLVHPRIAGHGPTLYQGGLPNTRRLELVSAKPLGNGAVAMHYRRERRSGQSPG; encoded by the coding sequence ATGGGACTTCTGACATTCAGCCTCAACCTCACCCTGGACGGCTGCGTGGACCACCAGGAGGGAATTGCCGACGACGAGACGCACGCCTTCTTCACCCGCCTCATGGAGGAGGGCGGGGCGATGCTCTGGGGCCGCGTCACCTACGAAATGATGGAGAGCTACTGGCCGGCGGTCGCCCGCGGCGATGTGGAGGCGCCGCAGGCGGTGCGCGACTGGGCGGTCAAGCTGGAGACCAAGCCGAAGTACGTCGTGTCGTCGACGCGAACGGACTTCCCGTGGACCCACAGCCACCACATTGCCGGCGACTTGCGCTCGGGCGTGCAAAACCTCAAGGACGCGACCCCGGCCGGCATGCTCCTCGGTAGCGGCCAACTCGCGACCGAGCTGGACCGGCTGGACCTGATCGACGAGTACAAGTTTCTCGTTCACCCCAGGATCGCCGGCCACGGCCCGACCCTGTACCAGGGCGGGCTGCCCAATACCCGACGGCTCGAGCTGGTTTCGGCGAAGCCGCTCGGCAACGGCGCGGTGGCAATGCATTACCGGCGCGAGCGCCGTTCAGGACAATCACCTGGCTAG
- a CDS encoding DUF6228 family protein: MGEFVVTSEREAKLRFHSRRYQRQGSLVSYDVTLEGHRFSATARVGNSELGTSPVVLFNEMVAEPSGWEGEKSWAALDGEMSMAATTDSLGHVNLEVNLDPRDGPPEWYVRLTMVLEVGSLAQLAAEAGAFFGQQEVRP, from the coding sequence ATGGGCGAATTTGTAGTGACCTCGGAGCGCGAGGCGAAGCTTCGGTTCCACTCTCGTCGGTATCAACGACAAGGAAGCCTCGTTAGCTACGATGTGACCCTTGAGGGTCATCGATTCAGTGCGACTGCGCGAGTTGGCAACTCGGAGCTCGGAACGTCACCCGTGGTGCTGTTCAATGAGATGGTCGCCGAACCGTCTGGCTGGGAGGGTGAGAAATCTTGGGCTGCCCTGGACGGGGAGATGAGCATGGCGGCAACTACCGATTCGCTTGGACACGTGAATCTTGAAGTCAATCTGGACCCGAGAGACGGACCTCCCGAGTGGTACGTTCGTCTAACGATGGTCCTTGAGGTGGGAAGCCTGGCGCAACTCGCCGCGGAAGCAGGAGCATTCTTCGGCCAACAAGAAGTCCGGCCATAG
- a CDS encoding antibiotic biosynthesis monooxygenase: MIVTVFRSRLNAESQDEYQQTAARMSELAKGIAGYISHKGFTAADGERVTIVEFDSEEGLRAWATHPEHMEAKKTGRQVFFSEYRVQVCNVVRDTANRKPATPRVNA; the protein is encoded by the coding sequence ATGATCGTGACCGTTTTCAGATCCAGACTGAACGCCGAATCCCAAGACGAATACCAACAAACTGCAGCTCGGATGAGCGAACTTGCCAAAGGCATTGCCGGCTACATCTCGCACAAAGGCTTCACCGCCGCAGATGGCGAACGTGTGACGATCGTCGAGTTTGATTCCGAGGAAGGCCTGCGGGCTTGGGCGACCCATCCCGAACACATGGAGGCCAAGAAGACGGGGCGGCAGGTGTTCTTCTCGGAGTACCGCGTGCAGGTTTGCAACGTCGTTCGGGACACCGCCAATAGAAAGCCCGCCACGCCCCGTGTCAATGCTTGA
- a CDS encoding LysR substrate-binding domain-containing protein: MDLSDLRVFQAVVTAGGITRAAALLHRVPSNVTTRIKNLEDDLGVALFSREGRRLQLSPQGKVLLEFANRLLSLAEQARNAMHEQVPRGVLHLGAMESTAAIRLPSLLGQIHKRYPELSIELRTGAPRPLTIRVLSGELDAALVAEPISDPQLESLVLCTEQLVIIGPVGHPPIRSAHDIRKGTLLVFEPDCPHRQRLEAWCARDNMAPRRIIEVGSYHAILGCCVAGMGVALIPAAVLDTYTERARLSEHKLKGDFRTVRTMLIWRKDSPQPKVKLLADLIREKQPKRPRSSAQIV; encoded by the coding sequence ATGGACCTCTCCGATTTGCGCGTCTTCCAAGCCGTTGTTACGGCCGGCGGCATTACGCGGGCGGCCGCTCTGCTGCATCGCGTTCCCTCCAACGTCACGACGCGCATCAAGAATCTTGAGGACGACCTCGGCGTCGCGCTCTTCAGTCGGGAGGGGCGGCGTCTCCAGCTGTCACCGCAGGGGAAGGTGCTGCTCGAGTTCGCAAACCGTCTGCTGTCGTTGGCCGAGCAAGCGCGTAATGCCATGCACGAACAGGTGCCGCGCGGTGTCCTTCATCTGGGCGCCATGGAAAGCACAGCGGCCATCCGTCTACCGTCGCTTCTTGGGCAAATCCACAAGCGTTACCCGGAGTTGTCGATAGAGCTTCGCACGGGCGCCCCGCGTCCGCTAACAATCCGCGTCTTGTCAGGGGAACTCGACGCAGCCCTGGTCGCTGAACCGATTTCCGATCCGCAGTTGGAAAGCCTCGTCCTGTGTACGGAACAACTCGTGATCATTGGTCCTGTTGGTCACCCGCCCATTCGCTCTGCCCACGACATCCGCAAAGGCACGCTTCTAGTTTTCGAGCCTGACTGTCCCCATCGTCAACGATTGGAAGCCTGGTGCGCTCGAGACAACATGGCGCCGCGACGAATCATCGAGGTCGGCTCCTACCACGCCATCCTCGGGTGTTGCGTGGCAGGCATGGGCGTCGCACTAATTCCGGCGGCCGTGTTGGACACCTACACCGAACGCGCGCGGCTTTCGGAGCACAAGCTCAAGGGCGATTTCCGGACGGTGAGGACGATGCTCATTTGGCGCAAAGACTCGCCGCAGCCAAAAGTAAAGCTATTGGCGGACTTGATCCGGGAGAAGCAGCCAAAACGGCCAAGGTCATCGGCGCAGATCGTATAA
- a CDS encoding AraC family transcriptional regulator — protein sequence MQEAYALHEGAFGTAIVLEASANLVSHAHSETQLALWLGGARACAHVGTETVDYSESVALGVNAFEAHDMVRLDDSGSSLFIVFMIKKDWLDELSHAKERSFRFPSPRVPIGDALRRSCWRVLDLMISAGSGREQIDQEVERLLEAAIAASTTGGDATAVAGGIGVTLDHRLRAAIAHMRAHVSEKTTIDEIAAKVGLSRAHFFALFRDQLHTTPQVFWSGVRVEEAMRRVSEGGELTDVALDLGFSAPGNFSRFFKEHTGISPSIFKRATRAPSPVTVTGIPREGQGL from the coding sequence ATGCAGGAAGCCTATGCACTCCACGAAGGCGCGTTCGGCACGGCCATCGTCCTGGAGGCGAGCGCCAACCTGGTGTCGCACGCGCACTCTGAAACCCAGCTCGCCCTCTGGCTGGGCGGAGCGCGCGCCTGCGCGCACGTCGGCACCGAAACCGTCGACTACAGCGAGAGCGTGGCGCTGGGGGTGAACGCGTTCGAGGCGCACGACATGGTGCGCCTGGACGACAGCGGATCGAGCCTGTTCATCGTCTTCATGATCAAGAAAGACTGGCTCGACGAGCTCAGCCACGCCAAGGAACGCAGCTTCCGGTTTCCCTCGCCGCGCGTGCCGATCGGTGACGCATTGCGGCGCTCATGCTGGCGCGTGCTCGACCTGATGATTTCCGCCGGCAGCGGGCGCGAGCAGATCGACCAGGAGGTGGAGCGCTTGCTGGAGGCGGCCATCGCTGCCTCGACGACGGGCGGCGATGCCACCGCTGTTGCGGGCGGTATCGGCGTGACGCTGGACCACCGCCTGCGCGCTGCCATCGCCCACATGCGTGCCCATGTGTCCGAGAAAACGACCATCGACGAGATCGCGGCCAAGGTCGGCCTCTCGCGTGCGCATTTTTTCGCCCTGTTCCGCGACCAGCTGCACACGACGCCGCAGGTGTTCTGGAGCGGCGTGAGAGTCGAGGAAGCGATGCGGCGCGTCAGTGAAGGCGGCGAACTCACGGACGTTGCGCTCGACCTGGGATTTTCAGCGCCCGGCAACTTCTCGCGCTTCTTCAAGGAGCACACCGGGATCTCGCCGTCGATATTCAAGCGCGCCACGCGTGCACCCTCGCCTGTCACTGTCACGGGAATACCGCGGGAAGGACAGGGGCTGTAG